From Mucilaginibacter rubeus, a single genomic window includes:
- a CDS encoding glycosyltransferase, with the protein MRIAFILSTCEPSGPFIVAKDIINNIVGEHDVTIYYLKESVAKLDFKAPIHKVDLFTKTDFSSYDVVHSHGFLGDFYSFFNRKTIKKRIATLHQEIRPVYSFRYNQFIGIATEKVWFQFIKKANCIVTLSKLMADTYKRALPKSAISFVHNGTSPNPSALVFNEEVDALNKLKQQYKIIGVSSRLVYGKGIDQLIQALAIDEERKFGLLLIGDGDKRLELMDLAKKLNVNDRCLFLGYKPNAIDYFKYFDLYGMTSMSEGFGLCVIEAASQKIPVVCSDLPVFRELFDSDEVMTYQLGNINSLLATLVETDRNKEVLAKKIYSKYSKCYTAQIMAANYIKLYNR; encoded by the coding sequence ATGAGAATTGCATTTATATTAAGCACTTGCGAGCCATCCGGGCCGTTTATCGTTGCAAAAGACATTATAAACAACATAGTTGGCGAACACGATGTAACTATTTATTATCTGAAAGAATCTGTGGCTAAATTAGATTTTAAGGCCCCCATCCATAAAGTGGACCTATTTACAAAAACCGACTTTTCGAGCTACGATGTTGTTCATTCACATGGTTTTTTAGGCGATTTTTATAGTTTCTTTAATAGAAAAACGATAAAAAAGCGCATCGCTACTTTACATCAGGAAATTAGACCTGTATACTCGTTCCGCTATAATCAATTCATAGGTATTGCTACCGAAAAAGTATGGTTTCAATTTATCAAGAAGGCAAATTGTATTGTTACTTTATCCAAATTGATGGCAGATACCTATAAACGTGCACTTCCCAAAAGCGCTATTAGTTTTGTACATAATGGTACAAGCCCCAATCCATCTGCGCTTGTTTTTAACGAAGAAGTAGATGCCCTTAATAAGCTAAAGCAGCAGTATAAAATAATTGGGGTGTCTTCAAGATTGGTTTATGGAAAAGGCATCGATCAGCTTATCCAGGCCTTAGCAATTGACGAAGAAAGGAAGTTTGGCTTGCTTTTAATTGGGGATGGAGACAAAAGGCTCGAGTTAATGGATCTGGCAAAAAAGTTAAACGTAAACGATAGGTGTCTATTTTTGGGCTACAAGCCAAATGCTATCGATTATTTTAAATATTTCGACTTGTATGGCATGACTTCAATGTCGGAAGGCTTTGGTTTATGTGTTATTGAGGCTGCCTCGCAAAAAATACCTGTTGTATGCTCAGATTTACCTGTATTTCGAGAGCTATTTGACAGTGATGAAGTTATGACTTATCAACTCGGAAACATCAATTCATTGTTAGCTACTCTCGTTGAAACGGACAGGAATAAAGAAGTACTGGCGAAAAAAATTTACTCAAAATATTCAAAGTGTTATACAGCGCAAATCATGGCTGCAAACTATATAAAACTCTATAATAGATAA
- a CDS encoding glycosyltransferase, whose translation MNYKVALLIPTLNAGSPWLEALESIKSQTYNLSNKIIIDSGSKDNTINLSNQYGFKVKEINKSEFNHGKTRQQLVELSEDADICIFLTQDAILASPDSISNIVSAFDDPQVGMAYGRQLPHKNAQTLESHARLYNYPAISHIRSSEDISQMGFKVFFCSNSFAAYRRNALLAIGGFPTDSIMGEDAIVAARMLTAGYKKAYVADAIVYHSHTYTLVQEFRRYFDTRVFHEQNKWLIRDFGKPTGEGFKFMRSELKYVLKHKKSIILNSVFSLGAKWLGYKSGKFYKKLPKQILKRFSMHSFYWK comes from the coding sequence ATGAACTATAAAGTTGCCCTATTAATTCCAACATTAAACGCCGGCTCACCTTGGCTTGAGGCACTTGAGAGTATAAAAAGTCAAACATACAATCTATCAAATAAAATAATAATAGACTCTGGATCAAAAGACAATACAATTAATCTTTCAAATCAATACGGATTTAAAGTAAAGGAAATTAATAAATCTGAATTTAATCATGGTAAAACCCGCCAGCAACTTGTTGAGCTCTCCGAAGATGCCGACATCTGCATTTTCTTAACACAGGATGCAATATTAGCCTCGCCCGACAGTATATCAAATATTGTGAGTGCTTTTGATGATCCTCAGGTAGGCATGGCATATGGCAGGCAACTTCCTCATAAAAATGCTCAAACGTTGGAAAGCCATGCACGTTTATATAACTACCCGGCCATATCACATATCAGGTCGTCTGAAGATATAAGCCAAATGGGCTTTAAAGTGTTTTTTTGTTCTAATTCTTTTGCCGCATACAGGCGGAACGCTCTTTTAGCAATTGGAGGTTTCCCAACAGATTCAATTATGGGAGAGGATGCGATTGTTGCCGCCAGGATGTTAACAGCCGGATACAAAAAAGCCTATGTTGCAGATGCAATTGTTTACCACTCTCATACTTATACCCTTGTGCAAGAATTTAGGAGGTACTTTGATACACGGGTTTTTCACGAACAAAATAAGTGGCTGATCCGTGATTTTGGCAAGCCCACGGGCGAAGGCTTCAAATTCATGAGATCTGAATTAAAATATGTTTTAAAACATAAAAAGAGCATCATCCTAAATTCTGTCTTCTCTTTGGGGGCAAAATGGCTGGGGTATAAAAGCGGTAAATTCTATAAAAAATTGCCAAAACAGATTTTAAAACGCTTCTCCATGCATTCATTTTACTGGAAATAA